In the Methanothermobacter marburgensis str. Marburg genome, TTGATGCAATACGAAGGAACAGTGACGTGAGGTACATACAGGTGCGCCATGAGGCAGCAGCGGCATTTATGGCCTCTGCCTATGGCAAACTCACAGGAAACCCTGCGGTCTGCCTGGCAGTCGCTGGCCCCGGGGCATCGAACCTCATAACCGGACTCCTGGACGCGGCCCTTGACAGGGCGCCGGTTATAGCTGTGACAGGACAGGTTGAAACCTACAGGATCGGGACAGGTGCAAGTCAGGAGATAGACCAGCACAGCCTCTTCGAGTCCCTGACAGTGTACAACATGACCATCATAAGCCCTGATGAGACCCCGGAGATTGTGGGGGAGGCCCTGAAACACGCCATCATTGAGAGGGGTGTTTCACATATCGATGTCCCCAGGGACGTTTAGACAATGGAGTGCACTGCCGAAGTGAGGCCGCTGGCCGGTTCGATCGCCCCGGTATCGGTGACCGTTCCCAGACATCAG is a window encoding:
- a CDS encoding thiamine pyrophosphate-binding protein — protein: MADFRCTVCNYIFHEENEGEFDSLPVEWRCPVCNAPKDAFVRLGSRSMGTGRTVSDVFIEQLAAWGVRYVFGIPGTSTLGLVDAIRRNSDVRYIQVRHEAAAAFMASAYGKLTGNPAVCLAVAGPGASNLITGLLDAALDRAPVIAVTGQVETYRIGTGASQEIDQHSLFESLTVYNMTIISPDETPEIVGEALKHAIIERGVSHIDVPRDV